Proteins encoded in a region of the Nicotiana tomentosiformis chromosome 9, ASM39032v3, whole genome shotgun sequence genome:
- the LOC138899335 gene encoding uncharacterized protein → MNEVGILVDKDLHELVVEVRRVNDRLMIIKLVVGGFTLNIISAYAPQAGLDEEVKRRFWEDLDEMVCGILHTERLFIGGDINSHIEATSGEYYDVHGGFSFGDRNGVGTSVLDFARAFDLVIGNLSLPKKREHLVIFWSSVAETQIDYLLCRKSDRGLCTDCKVIPSENLSTLHRFLVMDLEITKRRRKREMYSQHRIKWGALTEAKVHELGFKLVTIGAWRSSGDASAMWTTTAQYIREVAREVLGVSKGYSGGHKGGW, encoded by the coding sequence ATGAACGAGGTAGGTATATTGGTTGATAAGGACCTCCATGAACTAGTGGTGGAGGTTAGGAGGGTGAATGACAGGTTGATGATTATTAAGCTAGTTGTTGGAGGTTTTACTTTGAACATAATCAGTGCATACGCACCACAAGCAGGCTTGGATGAGGAAGTCAAGAGGCGTTTCTgggaggatttggatgagatggtATGTGGTATCCTGCATACTGAGAGGCTTTTCATTGGAGGAGATATCAACAGCCATATTGAAGCAACGTCGGGGGAGTATTATGATGTGCATGGTGGCTTTAGTTTTGGAGATAGAAATGGAGTAGGAACGTCTGTGCTAGACTTTGCTAGAGCATTTGATTTGGTAATAGGGAACTTGAGTCTCCCGAAGAAGAGGGAGCACTTGGTCATATTTTGGAGTTCGGTGGccgagactcagattgattatttactctgcaggaagtccgatagaggtctttgcacggattgcaaggtcatcccAAGTGAGAACCTTTCGACCCTTCATAGGTTCCtggtcatggaccttgagatcacgaagaggaggaggaagagggAGATGTATAGCCAACATAGGATAAAATGGGGAGCCTTGACGGAAGCTAAAGTGCATGAGTTAGGGTTCAAGCTGGTGACTATCGGGGCgtggaggagtagtggggacgcaAGCGCTATGTGGACCACGACTGCGCAGTACATTAGGGAAGTCgcgagagaggtattaggggtctcaaagggttactctggTGGTCACAAGGGAGGTTGGTGA